A genome region from Anaerolineales bacterium includes the following:
- a CDS encoding hydroxyacid dehydrogenase gives MSRPVVLLYEPMHEKAVAWLAERAEVRMAPSLDEEALLQVVAEVDGIILRANGKVTRRLMQAAPRLKVVARHGVGVEAIDRVAAAELGITVVNTPYANDESVAEQCLGMMVALAKHILEADRALRGGDWDARYRLIGAELEGKTLGLVGFGKIGQRLAKICHLGLDMPIVYYDVVAYPEVEDALGARRASLDEVLAQADFVSVHVPLVPETRGLINEAALRKMKPSAYLINSSRGPVVDQAALLRALQEGWIAGAGLDVFDPEPLPAGSPLLKLENVVVSPHMAAHTDEALYRMALAVQDVMAVIEGKAPEFPVAPPD, from the coding sequence AAAGCCGTCGCCTGGCTCGCTGAGCGGGCGGAAGTGCGCATGGCGCCCAGCCTGGACGAGGAGGCTCTCCTGCAGGTGGTAGCCGAGGTTGATGGGATCATCCTCCGCGCCAACGGAAAGGTCACCCGGCGGCTGATGCAGGCCGCCCCGCGCTTGAAAGTGGTCGCCCGTCACGGTGTGGGCGTGGAAGCGATCGACCGCGTGGCGGCTGCCGAGCTCGGCATCACCGTTGTCAATACACCGTATGCCAACGATGAGTCCGTGGCCGAGCAGTGCCTGGGGATGATGGTGGCCTTGGCCAAGCACATCCTGGAGGCCGACCGCGCCCTACGCGGCGGCGATTGGGACGCCCGCTACCGTCTGATCGGCGCCGAGCTGGAGGGTAAGACGCTGGGGCTGGTCGGCTTCGGCAAGATCGGCCAGCGGCTGGCGAAGATCTGCCATCTGGGCCTGGACATGCCGATCGTGTACTATGACGTCGTAGCCTACCCTGAGGTCGAGGACGCCCTCGGAGCACGGCGGGCCTCGCTGGATGAAGTCCTGGCCCAGGCGGACTTCGTCTCGGTCCACGTGCCGTTGGTCCCCGAGACTAGGGGCCTGATCAACGAGGCCGCCTTGCGCAAGATGAAGCCAAGCGCCTATCTGATCAATAGCTCGCGCGGCCCGGTGGTCGACCAGGCAGCACTGCTGCGGGCACTGCAGGAGGGCTGGATCGCCGGCGCAGGGTTGGATGTGTTCGACCCCGAGCCGCTGCCCGCCGGCAGTCCGCTGCTGAAGCTGGAGAACGTCGTGGTGTCGCCCCACATGGCGGCGCACACCGACGAGGCGTTGTACCGCATGGCGCTGGCCGTGCAAGACGTGATGGCGGTGATTGAGGGCAAAGCGCCCGAATTCCCTGTGGCGCCGCCGGACTGA